From Ursus arctos isolate Adak ecotype North America unplaced genomic scaffold, UrsArc2.0 scaffold_11, whole genome shotgun sequence, the proteins below share one genomic window:
- the PLA2G12A gene encoding group XIIA secretory phospholipase A2 — MALLPRPALAFVLLLLLSAALRCQEQAQTTDWRATLKTIRNGVHKIDTYLNAALDLLGGEDGLCQYKCNDGSKPFPRYGYKLSPPNGCGSPLFGVHLNIGIPSLTKCCNQHDRCYETCGKSKNDCDEEFQYCLSKICRDVQKTLGLAQHVQACETTVELLFDSVLHLGCKPYLDSQRAACRCRYEEKSDL, encoded by the exons ATGGCCCTGCTCCCGCGGCCCGCGCTCGCCTTCGTCCTCCTCCTCTTGCTGTCCGCCGCTCTCAGGTGCCAGGAGCAGGCCCAGACCACCGACTGGCGGGCCACCCTGAAGACCATCCGGAACGGCGTTCACAAGATAGACACGTACCTGAACGCCGCCTTGGACCTCCTGGGAGGCGAGGATGGGCTCTGCCAGTATAAGTGCAATGACG GATCTAAGCCTTTCCCGCGTTACGGTTATAAACTCTCCCCGCCGAATGGCTGTGGCTCTCCACTGTTTGGTGTTCAC CTTAATATTGGCATCCCTTCCCTGACAAAGTGCTGCAACCAACACGACAGGTGCTATGAGACCTGTGGCAAAAGCAAGAACGACTGCGATGAGGAATTCCAGTACTGCCTGTCTAAGATCTGCCGGGATGTGCAGAAGACACTAGGACTAGCTCAGCATGTCCAGG CCTGTGAGACGACAGTGGAGCTCTTGTTCGACAGTGTTCTGCACCTAGGCTGCAAACCCTATCTGGACAGCCAACGAGCCGCTTGCAGGTGTCGCTACGAAGAAAAGAGTGATCTTTAA